ttacaacttttttatttttcaaacttaTAAGAACAAACAAATGCTTATTTTccccatatttacatttatatttactaaatttAGCTAATAGAAGAAgcagattaaataaataacattcctTATTATAAGGCATGTCATAggtgaaaaacacaacaacaacaaaatttcaAAGCACAGCTGATGAACAGAAATCTGACCATAAACAAGCTAAAAAGGACAATTACAAAATACATGAAAGCATATTTAGATTTGAATGTTGTAGGTCAATGAGGGTTAAACTGTGTGGTCATCATgtcatttcccatcatgctcGGAGGAGAGCAAGTCGGACAGCATTTTTTTAACCACCATGCACCATTTGAATTTTGCTATTCCTGaaattgttatataataattcatttataaaaaataaataaacatgcaccCGGTGGTCATTTCTGTGCATGATTTAATTCTCAAATGAGCCTTAAGGTGATGATACACaaagcaatgttgcttgggcactttttCACTGAGAGTGGGCAACAAATTTAGATACTTTAGATCagtcgtgggccctgtgtctcacctggttgcccactGACGGTAATGTTGCccagcaaaattgctcaaaaagtggACGTCAAAAAATGATGTGCATTCtctatgaaatattttcttattagATAATGAAAGTGTGGCGATGTCTGTATTTGCtcttcatatatattcatatatagcCTACAGTCATATAACTCTATTAGTCAGGCCGCTCAtgtacatgtgaatggttgtgAAGTAACTTACCTATAAAATAAAGGTCACATAAGTCAGAACTGTGAGTCATTTTGGGTGTGACTGCATGAAGATGCTAGTGTGCAAACATGCTTTCACCATCATTAAGCCTTGTGTAATCATTGTGGCTTTGGTTTTGTGCCATGTAGATTGTTTTCACTTGAAGTTAAAGAATGCCTGTTATGAATCTGCAAACCACAAGATGTTCTTGCAAAAGATTTTAGGTTTTGGCTCAGAAAGTTTTTCCCACACATGTTTAACACATTTCCAgtagttttacatttgtttgttgatatatatatatatatatatatatctatatatatatatatatatatatatatatatatatatatatatatatatatatatatataaggctatAACATAAAGTAActttatactatatttaaatgaatgaatgaatgaattatattaatatatacttaaatatatattatatatacttaaatataaagtCATATATCAATTAATGTCTGTGATCATTTgcactgatatttatatttttttctggttatttCTCAGAGTTTacaaatatggatatttatatatatatatatatatatatatatatatatatatatatatatatatatatatatatatatatataaattagagtAACCTAATTAATATCTGATGTGTGTTTTCTATGGAATATTTTATAGATTGTGTCATAAACTTTAGCAAAGTTCATATTTGTTGGTGTTCATTTACAGTCAGGCAGACGCTGTTGTGAAATCACTTACCTgctttaaaataaaggtaaaatactGCAGAATTGTGAGGGTGATACGTCCCAaggcgtaatttttttttttttttttttttttatatttgttcagtaTTTGATATTGCTGCTATGTTGATACAGTTTGTcttgtgagtgttttgttttctgtctctctctctctcttctctactCCATGCAAAGCTTAATGAAGATCAGCTGGTCCTAGTTACTCGcttgctctgattggctgctggagGGAGAACATGTGGATAAAGCTGGAAACTCCTTCTGAAGCGGGGTTATTCTTGGCCTTTGCTGCGTCTGGAGACTGTTTTTCGCCTGTCCCAGACAGTAGCATGTGTGCTAGTTGTTGCCTGTTTGGGTTGTTGTCGGTGTATAACTTTGAAACTTTGGAGAGATGTTGCTACTTTGTTTTGTACAAGTAAACTCACAATGTGAgacttaaaggaatactccatcccaaaatgaaaattttgtcattaatcacttacccccatgtcgttccaaccccgtaaaagctttgttcgtcttcggaacacaattgaagattttttggatgaaaaccgggaggcctgtgactgtcccatagactgacaagtaaataacagtgtcaatagGCTATCAGTTAAGGTTAAAAGTGTTGCCAAACACAAAACGTGCCAGAAAAATATTATTGCTTATTTTCAAAACACAGCATGCAACATGCAATCATATGTAGCCTACATCTAACAAAAACACCCAAATTTGAAAAGCAGGCGTATTAATAacaacatgcttttaaaaactaGCAAATTAAATGTCTAAACACACAAATGTCTAAAGACACATGTATTATATGATGTAATATCACTAAACATCACTTTTAGACAAATATTGACATTTAACATTTGGACAGAAAAGgtacaaagttcaaaagagctCTATCGCCATCTAGTGATGAAGCTATTATTGAGCGTCATGATTCATTATTAACCATCATTCATCATCAATTTTCACTgtaaggtatctgtacttttactcaagtatggtttTCAGGTACTCTTTACAACTCTGCTTTTATACATAGACCCAACTACACACTACTAAACGTGATGCTATTATTGAGTATCATTattcacatgttccttcagaaatcattctaatatgctgatttgctgctcaagacatttataatgttacaaaagatttctatttcaagtaaatgctgttcttttgaactttctattcatctgtgaatcctgaaaaataaaatgtatcacagtttccacaacaaaaatattgtgcagcacaactgttttcaacattgatgataatcagaaatgcttcttgagcagcaattcagtatattagaatgatttctgaagatcatgtgacactgaagactggagtaatgatgctgaaaatacagctgcacatcacagaaataaattacagtttaacagatattcacatagataacagcagttttacattataataatatttatttatttatttatttctttactgaatttctgatcaaataaatgcaaaaaagagacttttaaaataaacattataaaaagtccTTCGGCCACAACTGtgtatatatctgtctgtctgtgctatAGTGTATTAACAGCAAGagacatatatataaaatgcacataaaatgatggaataattaatatatttcctGCAATAGTTATACAGTGTTTATTTacaagaaatgtgtgtgtgtgtgtgtgtgtgtgtgtgtgtgtgtgtgtgtgtgtgtgtgtgaggctcaTGTGCCTTTTCAAGCTGCATAATAAGAGTCATGttaatgtgtgtctgtttgttttaataCTCTTAATACTGTAGTAGCACTTGAGTCATTACTATCCAAAACCTTATTTATACCTCAAATGCTTACAATGAATTAAGTAAATCTTAGGGAGTTATCCTGCTTTTCTCTTTAAAATAATGATCCAAATAGTAAGTGATCCCTTCTGAAGGATTTGTTAATACTTGAGTCAATACTAGTGGGTTACAATGATCTTtactttagaattatttatacattttgcattattcacattaattatgaaactTTAGTAGTTTGAAAATGATCTAGTTTAACTACCGCTTTTAACTGAGCACTATTACTTACTAATGAATTAATCAGTTTCCTGTTAGTTAATAGTAGAATGACGTTACAGTATTCCAAAGTGCTATGAAAAGTTCTCCTCATGTGTTtgcatgatgcatttaaaagtttatgACAATACGTATCTTTATAAAACTTAACAATATTCTTGCAAATGAAATATAATGCggataacattatataaatattttttaaatcaggttAGATATTATTAATCACTCAAACCTCTTTTTTTCTAAACCTCTTTActacttaaaggagtagttcacttccagaataaaaaaaacctgatgatttactcacccccatgtcatccaagaggtttatgtgtttctttttttcagtcgaaaataaatgaatgtttttgaggaaagcattccaggatttttctccatataatggattTCAATGTGAATCAAAGGGGCTGAAGGTACAAATTGCAGTTTAGAAGGTACGGTCCCAgttgaggaataagggtcttctCTAGTGAAACAATCGGtcattttctctttaaaataatgtatatactttttaaccacaaatgctcgttTCGAATCACAATATTAGGCTTTATAGGGTGCTTTCCACTTAACTTTTAGATACACACTTGTGAACTTGGGAATACAAACAATTTAAAAGAGGGACGTTTATATTGACAGACCCTCAACCCCTTAATTGTGACCAAGGGAGCGAGTCTACTAATAAGTGCACTTCGGGCAGCTCTATAtaccacaatgcaacacgattGTGACGTCACAGCAGATACACATGCATAACTGCATAACACTCGTTGCTACCTCAAGCTGTCTGTTTGTTGCACAgtttattatattgatattttattggtttgtgtaattttataggcctatattttctCTAACATGTCAAGCACGGATCTGTACTTTGAATTTGAAACCACCCGGGTAGCTTTGGAAAACTAATTTTAAACATGCTACTATTTGGGACAAACTAATTCTGATTTCAAATACTGTTTAAGGATTGATAGCATACAAATTTGGATGcagcatgtttttatattttctatttcttcTCTGCATTTCACCTCTTCTCTAGTTTGCTTCCTAATCTAGATGTCTAATCAATCTGCTACTGTAGGTTACGAATGTTGTTGGCTCTTTGATGAATTGCTTTTGTGCATCTTGTTTGGGATAATTTCACTTATATAAAGTAACCTATTAGCAGTGcagggtagattacttacaaactgtagacgataaacattttaagaaaaaaatgggaAATCCCTGCATTACATGGTTTGCAACATTTCGTGACATTTGTGAATATAGTTCAAACTAAATGGTATGACACACAGTAGgatttttagaaaggaaaatttataagagaaaaaagaagaattagggcAAATcgattaatttaaatatgaatttactgccattgtgtgaataatatgtaatgatataatccataaaaagtaattaatctgaaaatgagctttttaaaatgaaatacactCTGATTATAAGTATATAATTTTTGGTAGTAACATAAAGAAACTAAATGTTGAACAGATTAatccaaaaatattaagatattttccCATTCTGTTGTCTGTTTTGTGTCAGAATTTAAGAATCAGTGCTGTTAAAGTAAACACATACAGACAATTTCACTCAGTTATTTCCTACAGACTTTATTTATTAGAGGAACACATGCCACTAGAATCATCACTCCATCATTACTATCTTCAAGGAGAACAGAAGCGTCCGTAAAACAGAATGCTGTTGGAGGGATTGTGACGGATGAAGAAAAGGAAGGGATGGTCTGCAATAAAGGTTTTTGGGTCTTCTGGCTTTAAAGCTGTTACAACATTGATGACGACACCGGTGGCTGCAGCCGCTTCGGTTCCTTCCTCGTTTACTTCAACGAAGGCTTTATGAATCACCTTCGACACAACCAGGTCGTTGTTGGGCGACATGCCTGAAAGATTCACCTTCTGGTCATCAAACACATCCTCCATCCCCATGCTGATCAGAAGACTCTTCATGTCATAGGTTTGCTCCATCTTGAATCTGGGCAGAGTTACTTGAACTTGCTCCTGAAGCATCTTGCTGGGTTTGGTCCACTCCATGAGCTTCTCATAGGTCAGTGCCTTTTCAAGCTGCATAATAAGAGAGTCGTGTTAAttgttcttcatttaaaaatacattaatgatgCATACAGTCATACAAATTCTTCAGTGACTTGTATATTAAAGCGGCATTAACTGACAATTCCGAATAATGAAAAACACCATATAATCTGTGGCGTCTCACCTTCTGAAGGCCAGTGGTTTCGTCTTGAATCTTGTTAGGAAGGATGATCAACATACTGAGATTCTTCCCGACATACGGCAGCTCCAGAACCTGACTGTTTATCTCTGGGATGAAGGCCAGAGGAAACTTTGATTCCTGATACATCATCTTCACTG
The Cyprinus carpio isolate SPL01 chromosome A16, ASM1834038v1, whole genome shotgun sequence genome window above contains:
- the LOC109068424 gene encoding leukocyte elastase inhibitor-like isoform X4, producing the protein MSELKKPGAPYVLSLANHLYGEQSYQFVEKFLNDTKTYYKAELEEVDFKKKSEAARVNINKWVEKNTQEKIKDLLPQGSIKEITKLVLVNAIYFKGNWEKKFPKEATRDGQFKLNKTQTKPVKMMYQESKFPLAFIPEINSQVLELPYVGKNLSMLIILPNKIQDETTGLQKLEKALTYEKLMEWTKPSKMLQEQVQVTLPRFKMEQTYDMKSLLISMGMEDVFDDQKVNLSGMSPNNDLVVSKVIHKAFVEVNEEGTEAAAATGVVINVVTALKPEDPKTFIADHPFLFFIRHNPSNSILFYGRFCSP